In Microvirga lotononidis, a single genomic region encodes these proteins:
- a CDS encoding IS256 family transposase, with amino-acid sequence MTDLISKTDAAHPAGQPQARLFDDWIDPIETGVRERVRGWIEALIQAELEAALGRPRYGRKERPAPPASTHGYRHGSRCRSLTGTFGQTEISVPRARLRTEDGRTTEWRSATLRAYQRRTKAADALIASAYLAGTNTRRVRRALAALFGGAIGKDTVSRVWRKVQTDWQAWNQRSLADEPIVRLILDGTVVRVRLDRKATSISLLVVIGVREDGQKVLLAVKNMGGETTAAWRAVLDDLVARQLRRPAFVIVDGAPGLEQALAAVWEGVPLQRCTVHKHRNLLAHAPKRLHEEITADYTDMIYAATAEEMKERRKAFVRKWQLRHPAVADSLEEAGEALFAFTKLPPSQWKSARTTNAIERLHEEFKRRIKTQTVLPSAATAAMLFWALLASGQITMRKVDGWKTLPKISSSQEMIDVAA; translated from the coding sequence CGAGACCGGCGTGCGCGAGCGGGTGCGGGGCTGGATCGAAGCCCTCATTCAGGCGGAACTCGAGGCGGCTCTGGGCCGGCCGCGCTATGGCCGCAAGGAGCGTCCCGCACCACCCGCCTCCACTCACGGCTATCGCCATGGCAGCCGCTGCCGCAGCCTGACCGGCACCTTTGGCCAGACAGAGATTTCGGTGCCGCGAGCGCGCTTGCGTACCGAGGATGGCCGCACCACTGAGTGGAGAAGCGCAACCCTTCGGGCTTATCAGCGGCGCACCAAGGCCGCCGATGCGCTGATTGCCTCAGCGTATCTGGCCGGCACCAACACCCGGCGGGTCCGCCGGGCCTTAGCCGCCCTGTTCGGCGGAGCCATCGGCAAGGACACGGTCAGCCGGGTCTGGCGCAAGGTGCAGACCGACTGGCAAGCCTGGAACCAGCGCTCGCTCGCCGACGAGCCGATCGTCCGGCTGATCCTTGACGGCACGGTGGTGCGGGTCCGGCTCGACAGGAAGGCGACCTCGATTTCGCTGCTGGTGGTGATCGGGGTGCGCGAGGATGGCCAGAAGGTGCTGCTGGCGGTCAAGAACATGGGCGGGGAGACCACGGCCGCCTGGCGTGCGGTGCTCGACGACCTCGTGGCACGCCAGCTGCGCCGGCCGGCCTTTGTCATTGTGGATGGCGCGCCGGGCCTGGAGCAGGCGCTCGCGGCGGTGTGGGAGGGGGTCCCGCTGCAGCGCTGCACGGTGCATAAGCACCGCAATCTGCTCGCCCATGCGCCCAAGCGGCTGCATGAGGAGATCACGGCCGATTACACGGATATGATCTATGCCGCCACGGCCGAGGAGATGAAGGAGCGGCGCAAAGCCTTTGTTCGCAAATGGCAGCTGCGGCATCCGGCGGTGGCCGACAGCCTGGAGGAGGCCGGCGAGGCACTGTTTGCGTTCACAAAGCTGCCGCCCTCGCAGTGGAAGTCGGCCCGAACCACCAATGCGATCGAGCGGCTGCATGAGGAGTTCAAGCGGCGGATCAAGACCCAGACGGTGCTGCCTTCAGCGGCGACCGCGGCCATGCTGTTCTGGGCGCTGCTGGCGTCCGGCCAGATCACGATGCGCAAGGTCGATGGCTGGAAGACGCTTCCCAAAATCTCATCGAGCCAGGAGATGATTGACGTTGCTGCTTAA
- a CDS encoding DUF6429 family protein, which translates to MEIDHDKIDEAVLALLWLTLHDGYRAWKGFDWATMNRLYEKGLICDPVNKTKSVVLTDEGLQKAEELFKALFTRQP; encoded by the coding sequence ATGGAGATCGACCACGACAAGATCGATGAGGCGGTTCTCGCCCTGCTGTGGCTGACGCTGCATGATGGCTATCGGGCCTGGAAGGGTTTTGACTGGGCAACGATGAACAGGCTCTATGAGAAGGGCCTGATCTGTGACCCGGTCAACAAGACCAAGTCCGTCGTGCTCACCGATGAGGGGCTCCAGAAGGCTGAGGAACTCTTCAAGGCGCTGTTTACGCGACAGCCCTGA
- the tnpC gene encoding IS66 family transposase, translating to MIRAERAALLAAEARAGDLEIARAALEVARLEVTQAHAVRYALELEIERLKLQIAKLRRQHFGTSSERSARLEQLMLALEDLEESAAHLDAEAEAKDAAAAPEVPQWTVEELKRAKPARRPLPGHLPRRRVVLPGPTACACCGGGLRKLGEVVSETLERIPARWVVVETVREKFSCAACETITETPARFHAIPRGRAGPHLLAEITVGKFGLHLPLTRQSTVFAQEGVDLDVSTLCDWIGAVAVATQPLSALITEHVLKAERLHADDTPVPVLAKGKTKTGRLWTVVRDDRPFAGADPPAAVYYYSADRKGEHPQSFLKTYSGILQADAYSGFGQLYEPGRATGTATEAACWAHARRPFFELAELKKAPIAIEAVKRIDALFAIERAIIGRPPDERRSVRVAQSKPLVDDLESWLRAQRGRLSPKSETAKAINDMLRRWASFALFLDDGRVCLSNNAAERAIRGIAVGRRNWTFAGSDVGGHRAAALYTLVETCKLNEVDPRAWLADVLARLPEHPARRLVELLPWNWEPLRDQQAAA from the coding sequence ATGATCCGCGCCGAGCGCGCCGCACTCCTGGCGGCAGAAGCCCGGGCGGGGGATCTGGAGATCGCGCGCGCTGCGCTGGAAGTCGCCCGGCTTGAAGTCACGCAAGCCCACGCCGTCCGCTATGCCCTGGAACTCGAGATCGAACGGCTCAAGCTGCAGATCGCCAAGTTGCGCCGCCAGCACTTCGGCACCTCATCGGAACGCAGTGCCCGTCTCGAACAACTGATGCTCGCTCTGGAGGACCTGGAGGAGAGCGCCGCTCACCTGGATGCCGAGGCCGAGGCGAAGGATGCCGCGGCAGCACCGGAGGTCCCCCAGTGGACGGTCGAAGAGTTGAAGCGGGCCAAGCCCGCCCGCCGGCCCTTGCCCGGACACCTGCCACGCCGGCGCGTTGTCCTTCCTGGCCCGACCGCCTGCGCCTGCTGTGGCGGAGGCCTGCGCAAACTCGGGGAAGTCGTGAGCGAGACCCTGGAGCGCATTCCGGCGCGGTGGGTTGTGGTGGAGACGGTCCGTGAGAAGTTCAGCTGCGCAGCCTGCGAGACGATCACCGAGACGCCCGCACGCTTCCATGCCATTCCGCGCGGCCGTGCCGGTCCCCACCTGCTGGCTGAGATCACGGTTGGCAAGTTCGGGCTGCATCTGCCGCTGACCCGCCAGAGCACAGTGTTTGCCCAGGAAGGGGTCGATCTCGATGTCTCGACCCTGTGCGACTGGATCGGTGCGGTCGCGGTGGCGACCCAGCCTCTGAGTGCGCTGATCACCGAGCATGTCCTCAAAGCCGAGCGGCTGCACGCGGATGACACGCCGGTGCCGGTGCTGGCCAAGGGCAAGACCAAAACCGGTCGGCTCTGGACCGTGGTGCGCGATGATCGTCCCTTCGCCGGGGCCGATCCACCCGCGGCCGTTTACTATTACTCGGCCGATCGCAAGGGTGAGCACCCGCAGTCTTTCCTGAAGACCTACAGCGGGATCCTGCAGGCGGATGCCTATTCCGGCTTCGGGCAACTGTATGAACCGGGTCGTGCGACCGGCACGGCGACTGAGGCAGCGTGTTGGGCACATGCGCGCCGCCCATTCTTTGAACTGGCTGAGTTGAAGAAGGCACCGATCGCGATCGAGGCGGTCAAGCGCATCGATGCCCTGTTTGCGATTGAGCGCGCAATCATCGGCCGGCCGCCTGACGAGCGACGCTCTGTCCGTGTGGCTCAATCCAAGCCTCTGGTGGATGATCTGGAGAGCTGGTTGCGGGCTCAGCGTGGACGGTTGTCGCCCAAGAGTGAGACCGCCAAAGCCATCAATGACATGCTGCGGCGCTGGGCTTCGTTCGCGCTCTTCCTCGACGACGGGCGGGTCTGCCTGTCGAACAATGCCGCCGAGCGGGCGATCCGCGGCATTGCCGTCGGGCGCCGGAACTGGACGTTTGCCGGCTCGGATGTGGGTGGCCATCGGGCAGCGGCGCTGTACACGCTGGTCGAGACCTGCAAGCTCAATGAGGTTGACCCGCGCGCTTGGCTGGCTGACGTGCTGGCACGACTGCCGGAGCATCCAGCCAGGCGCCTTGTCGAGCTCCTGCCCTGGAACTGGGAGCCCTTGCGGGATCAGCAGGCGGCCGCCTGA
- the tnpB gene encoding IS66 family insertion sequence element accessory protein TnpB (TnpB, as the term is used for proteins encoded by IS66 family insertion elements, is considered an accessory protein, since TnpC, encoded by a neighboring gene, is a DDE family transposase.) → MIPVPTGVRVWLATGHTDMRKGSGGLSLLVQETLQRDPHSGNLFVFRGRRGDLIKVLWYDGQGLCLFSKRIDRGRFLWPSPADGTVAISTAQLGYLLEGIDWRNPQQTWRPTAAG, encoded by the coding sequence ATGATCCCGGTCCCGACCGGCGTGCGCGTGTGGCTCGCCACCGGCCACACCGATATGCGCAAAGGTTCTGGCGGCCTCTCCCTGCTCGTGCAGGAGACGCTCCAGCGCGATCCGCATTCGGGCAACCTGTTCGTCTTCCGGGGCCGCAGAGGCGATCTGATCAAGGTTCTTTGGTATGACGGCCAGGGCCTGTGTTTGTTCTCGAAGCGCATTGATCGGGGCCGTTTTCTGTGGCCCTCGCCGGCCGACGGCACGGTGGCGATTTCCACCGCGCAGTTGGGCTATCTCTTGGAAGGCATCGACTGGCGCAATCCCCAGCAAACCTGGCGCCCGACCGCCGCCGGATGA
- the tnpA gene encoding IS66-like element accessory protein TnpA: MKIEVLGTERRRRWSLPDKLQIVEETMQPGVTVTEVARRQGLAPSVVFTWRRLAREGRLGDVGPAFMPVEITPVPAQAPSVASPSRRTGLIEIVLGRGRRIRVDREVDAEALRRVLQVVESLA, encoded by the coding sequence ATGAAGATCGAAGTTCTCGGCACAGAGCGCCGGCGGCGCTGGAGCCTCCCGGACAAACTCCAGATCGTGGAAGAGACAATGCAGCCGGGCGTGACGGTGACCGAAGTGGCCCGCCGTCAGGGGCTCGCGCCCAGTGTCGTCTTCACCTGGCGCCGTCTGGCTCGCGAAGGCCGACTGGGTGACGTCGGTCCCGCCTTCATGCCGGTCGAGATCACGCCCGTCCCAGCCCAGGCTCCGTCGGTGGCCTCGCCATCGCGGCGTACCGGCCTGATCGAGATCGTCCTGGGCCGCGGGCGCCGCATTCGCGTGGATCGCGAGGTCGATGCCGAGGCGCTGCGGCGGGTGCTGCAGGTGGTGGAGAGCCTGGCATGA
- a CDS encoding winged helix-turn-helix domain-containing protein, with protein MAARARTGRAPRLEEEAWAHLARLLDRGAMAAGFATERWTLKRIAALIEREFQIHYHQRYLERPLKAHGLSVQRPATWICFSLDTAGECVGAEVCVQAVGAWVQTWRVPCRFTQP; from the coding sequence TTGGCCGCCCGAGCCAGAACTGGACGAGCGCCCCGGCTTGAGGAGGAGGCCTGGGCTCATCTGGCTCGGCTCCTGGACCGGGGTGCCATGGCCGCCGGCTTTGCGACCGAGCGCTGGACCCTGAAGCGCATTGCGGCCCTGATCGAGCGCGAGTTTCAGATCCACTATCATCAGCGCTATCTGGAGCGGCCCCTGAAGGCACATGGCTTGAGCGTGCAGCGCCCGGCCACATGGATTTGCTTCAGTTTAGATACTGCTGGCGAATGCGTTGGAGCGGAGGTCTGCGTTCAGGCTGTAGGGGCTTGGGTCCAGACCTGGAGGGTTCCATGTCGCTTCACCCAACCGTGA
- a CDS encoding DMT family transporter → MKKIGSDLDPFEVTFFGSVIPLVFAPAFMTPGSRVFDLVRWNRPWLMAIRLVCAAAATPLSVMTFRRLPYTEAFALLFLTPSLVTILSAFVLKEQVRWRRGLALCAAFLGVLMVVKPSFEELLSWHFVALASALCSAAVVITGRMIGHTEERFTLIGTVFLSTAALSGLLMIPSFTWPTSDQWLLLTAFAATTFIAQALLTIATPYVPADRVSSAQYSQILWALGIGPFFHEWPGTLTFVGIVIVVGADLFIFSQEHDVSA, encoded by the coding sequence GTGAAGAAAATCGGGAGCGACCTTGATCCGTTTGAGGTGACTTTCTTCGGCTCCGTCATTCCTCTGGTCTTTGCGCCTGCCTTCATGACGCCGGGCAGCCGTGTTTTTGACCTCGTGCGCTGGAACAGGCCTTGGCTAATGGCGATCCGGCTCGTGTGTGCCGCCGCGGCAACCCCGCTCAGCGTCATGACGTTCAGGCGCCTGCCTTATACCGAGGCCTTCGCGTTGCTGTTCCTCACGCCGAGTCTGGTCACGATCCTGTCGGCCTTCGTGCTGAAGGAGCAAGTCAGATGGCGCCGGGGGCTTGCCCTGTGCGCGGCCTTCCTGGGTGTTCTCATGGTCGTGAAGCCAAGTTTCGAGGAACTTCTGTCCTGGCACTTTGTAGCCCTCGCCAGTGCGCTGTGCTCAGCGGCCGTCGTGATCACCGGCCGCATGATCGGGCATACGGAAGAACGGTTCACCCTCATTGGCACCGTCTTCCTGTCAACGGCAGCTTTGTCCGGGCTTCTCATGATCCCTAGCTTCACCTGGCCAACGTCAGACCAGTGGCTTCTTCTGACCGCCTTTGCGGCGACAACGTTTATCGCACAGGCGCTGCTTACGATCGCAACGCCGTATGTCCCCGCGGACCGGGTGTCGTCGGCGCAGTACAGTCAAATCCTGTGGGCGCTGGGGATTGGGCCTTTCTTCCACGAGTGGCCTGGTACCCTGACATTTGTCGGCATCGTCATTGTCGTTGGTGCTGACCTGTTCATCTTCTCGCAGGAGCATGACGTTAGTGCGTAA
- a CDS encoding IS110 family RNA-guided transposase, which translates to MTDVNIIGLDLAKRVFQAHGARADGSVAFRRKLTRQQVLTFFSKQPRCIVAMEACATAHDWGRELQVLGHEVRLIPPVYVKPFVKRQKNDAADAEAIAEAAARPTMRFVTVKTEEQQARAMVFRTRDLLVRQRTQLINALRGHLAEHGVVAPQGTAKVKLLSDVIEDVNTTLQPLVVELGRLYLDQIAALDGKIADLERVLKREAARGVTTSRLQTMPGIGPITAMAIETFAPPMESFRRGRDFAAWLGLVPVQHSTGGKQVLGRTSKMGQRDIRRLLIIGAMAVVKSAGRKSAPEGSWLARMLARKPRMLVAIALANKMARSAWAMLTKGEDFRVPAATAS; encoded by the coding sequence GTGACAGACGTTAACATCATTGGTCTCGACCTTGCAAAGCGTGTCTTTCAGGCGCACGGCGCCCGCGCCGATGGGAGCGTGGCCTTTCGCCGGAAACTGACCCGCCAGCAGGTTCTGACGTTCTTCTCCAAGCAGCCACGTTGCATTGTTGCGATGGAGGCCTGCGCCACAGCGCATGACTGGGGCCGCGAACTTCAGGTTCTCGGGCATGAAGTGCGGCTCATCCCGCCGGTCTATGTAAAACCTTTCGTTAAGCGCCAGAAGAACGACGCGGCGGACGCAGAGGCCATCGCCGAGGCGGCGGCACGCCCGACCATGCGGTTCGTCACAGTCAAAACCGAGGAACAGCAGGCGCGAGCGATGGTCTTCCGCACGCGGGATCTTCTCGTGCGCCAACGCACGCAGCTGATCAATGCGCTGCGGGGGCATCTCGCCGAGCACGGCGTCGTCGCGCCACAGGGAACAGCCAAAGTGAAGCTGCTCAGCGATGTGATCGAGGACGTCAACACGACCCTTCAGCCACTGGTCGTCGAACTCGGTCGCCTCTATCTCGACCAGATCGCAGCCCTCGACGGCAAGATCGCGGATCTCGAGAGGGTGTTGAAACGCGAGGCCGCGCGTGGGGTGACGACGTCACGCCTGCAGACCATGCCCGGGATCGGGCCGATCACCGCAATGGCGATCGAAACCTTCGCACCGCCGATGGAGAGCTTCAGACGCGGACGCGACTTCGCCGCCTGGCTCGGGCTTGTCCCGGTCCAGCACTCCACCGGCGGCAAGCAGGTGCTCGGGCGCACCTCGAAGATGGGCCAGCGTGATATCCGACGTCTGCTCATCATCGGCGCGATGGCTGTCGTCAAGAGCGCAGGGCGCAAGAGCGCGCCGGAAGGCTCCTGGCTTGCCCGCATGCTGGCGCGCAAGCCGAGGATGCTCGTGGCCATTGCGCTGGCGAACAAGATGGCGCGGTCCGCCTGGGCCATGCTGACGAAAGGCGAGGACTTCAGAGTTCCGGCAGCAACGGCGTCGTGA
- a CDS encoding IS256 family transposase → MNETTSIVRLRQPDTIDDPLTDLLRAGARKLLAQAIESEAEAYLASMRDLKLPDGRERLVRHGHGPERMLQTCIGPVAVRRVKIRDRGATDDADRIRFTSAILPKWARRTKSLDALLPILYLRGLSTGDFQEALSALLGQDAPNLSPSVVTRLTGEWQGEYERWQARDLSARRYVYVWADGVYLQARMADQAECILVLIGATPEGRKELIGFQAGVRESAQSWRELLVEIKRRGLSIAPHIAVGDGALGFWKALDELFPGTHHQRCWLHKTANVLNKVPKSVQPGMKGALREIYLAPTRAQAEVALDLFEDAYGARYPKAVECLRKDQRALLAFFDWPAEHWIHLRTTNPIESVFATVRHRTVRTKGALSPTTARLMVFKLIMAAAKTWRRLMGENQLPKVIAGVRFQDGSEVIPLPTNSAA, encoded by the coding sequence ATGAACGAGACTACCAGCATTGTCCGCCTTCGTCAGCCCGACACGATCGACGATCCCCTGACCGATCTTCTCCGAGCCGGCGCGCGCAAGCTGCTGGCCCAAGCCATCGAGAGCGAGGCCGAGGCTTATCTGGCCAGCATGCGCGATCTCAAGCTGCCGGACGGCCGCGAGCGCCTGGTCCGGCACGGGCATGGCCCCGAGCGCATGCTCCAGACCTGCATCGGCCCGGTGGCGGTCCGCCGGGTCAAGATCCGCGACCGCGGCGCCACGGATGATGCCGACCGCATCCGCTTTACCTCGGCGATCCTGCCGAAATGGGCGCGGCGCACCAAAAGCTTGGATGCGCTGCTGCCGATCCTGTACCTGCGCGGGCTCTCGACCGGCGACTTCCAGGAGGCGCTCTCCGCCCTGCTCGGCCAGGATGCGCCCAACCTCTCGCCCTCGGTGGTCACCCGACTCACGGGCGAATGGCAGGGCGAGTACGAGCGTTGGCAGGCCCGCGATCTCTCGGCTCGGCGCTACGTCTATGTTTGGGCCGACGGCGTCTACCTGCAGGCCCGGATGGCGGACCAGGCTGAATGCATCCTGGTGCTGATCGGCGCCACCCCGGAGGGCAGGAAGGAGCTGATCGGCTTCCAGGCCGGCGTGCGCGAGAGTGCCCAGAGCTGGCGCGAGCTGCTGGTCGAGATCAAGCGGCGGGGTCTGTCGATTGCGCCTCACATTGCTGTGGGAGACGGAGCGCTGGGCTTCTGGAAGGCGCTCGACGAGCTCTTTCCCGGCACGCATCATCAACGCTGCTGGCTGCACAAGACCGCGAACGTGCTCAACAAGGTGCCCAAGTCCGTGCAGCCCGGCATGAAGGGGGCCCTGCGGGAGATCTATCTCGCCCCGACCCGCGCTCAGGCCGAGGTCGCCCTCGATCTGTTCGAGGACGCCTATGGCGCACGCTATCCGAAGGCGGTGGAGTGCCTGCGCAAGGACCAGCGGGCGCTGCTAGCCTTCTTCGACTGGCCGGCTGAGCACTGGATCCATCTGCGCACGACGAACCCGATTGAGAGCGTGTTTGCGACCGTGCGGCACCGCACCGTGCGCACCAAGGGCGCGCTGTCTCCAACGACTGCTCGCCTGATGGTGTTCAAACTCATCATGGCGGCTGCGAAAACCTGGCGCCGGCTGATGGGTGAAAACCAGTTGCCGAAGGTGATCGCTGGTGTCAGATTCCAGGACGGCAGCGAGGTCATCCCGCTGCCGACAAACAGCGCCGCCTGA
- a CDS encoding IS110 family RNA-guided transposase, giving the protein MKQYVGLDVSLEQTAVCIVDEHGKALWRGKCASTPEAIAAVVKARATHVERIGLESGPLSTWHWHELKKRGLPVICLDARHAKAALSLQVNKTDPNDALGLAQIVRTGWYREVTVKSLDSQVIRSFLSSRARLVEVRVDLINQIRGMLKPFGLVAGKGGRQPFIDRVRELVADGPLKDAVEALLSALQEVSRQIGVLSRRLTGLARQDQAARRLMTAPGVGSLVALAYISVIDTPDRFSSSSSVGAYLGLTPRRYQSGEIDRSGRISKCGDPLLRTYLFEAAGIVLNRVSRWSALKAWGTRLAKKVGGKKATVAVARKLAVILHRMWRDNTDFRWARQDGQAA; this is encoded by the coding sequence ATGAAGCAGTATGTCGGGTTGGATGTATCGCTGGAGCAGACAGCCGTCTGCATTGTCGACGAGCATGGGAAGGCGCTCTGGCGTGGCAAATGCGCCTCGACGCCCGAGGCCATTGCTGCAGTCGTTAAAGCGAGAGCCACGCATGTCGAGCGCATTGGCCTGGAAAGCGGCCCACTGTCGACCTGGCACTGGCATGAGTTGAAGAAGCGCGGCTTGCCTGTGATTTGCCTGGATGCGCGCCATGCGAAGGCGGCGCTGTCGCTGCAGGTGAACAAGACCGATCCCAATGATGCGCTGGGGCTGGCGCAGATCGTGCGCACGGGCTGGTACCGGGAGGTCACCGTCAAGAGCCTGGATAGCCAGGTGATCCGCAGCTTCCTCAGCTCACGCGCTCGCTTGGTGGAGGTGCGCGTGGACCTGATCAACCAGATCCGAGGCATGCTCAAGCCCTTTGGTCTGGTCGCTGGCAAGGGAGGCCGTCAGCCCTTCATCGACCGTGTGCGCGAACTGGTGGCCGATGGGCCGCTGAAGGATGCGGTTGAGGCACTCCTGAGCGCCTTGCAGGAGGTCAGCCGACAAATCGGCGTCCTCTCCCGTCGCCTCACGGGGCTGGCGCGCCAGGATCAGGCGGCCCGACGCCTGATGACGGCTCCCGGTGTCGGTTCTCTGGTTGCGTTGGCTTATATCAGTGTCATCGACACACCAGACCGATTCTCGAGCTCGTCCAGTGTAGGGGCTTACCTTGGCCTGACTCCACGACGGTATCAGTCAGGCGAGATCGACCGAAGTGGTCGGATCTCCAAGTGCGGCGATCCGTTGCTGCGCACGTATCTGTTTGAAGCGGCCGGGATCGTGCTGAACCGGGTCTCGCGCTGGTCTGCGCTGAAAGCCTGGGGCACCCGGCTCGCCAAGAAGGTGGGCGGCAAGAAGGCGACCGTTGCGGTCGCGCGTAAACTGGCGGTGATCCTGCACCGGATGTGGCGTGACAACACGGACTTCCGGTGGGCGCGTCAGGACGGGCAGGCCGCATAA
- a CDS encoding calcium:proton antiporter: MPLHDQHSHRMPHWCWAAPVAGALLILAKLAGWASVESWPILILAIALLGGSVFSAVHHAEILAIRIGEPFGSILLALAITTLEVGLIISVMVTGGEGAGAIARDTVFAVVMIVLNGIVGLCLVLGALRHFQQEFRLQSASAILSVIATLAVVSLILPNFTLTTAGPTYAPSQLLFCGTVSLALYVTFVFIQTFRHREDFVMVGDSHEHGAKPDAVATTLSAVLLVVSLGAVILLAKSLSPIVEGAILRAGLEVEVVGVVIALVVLLPEGLTAIKAAKANRLQTALNASLGSALASIGLTIPIVGMVSVYLGQSLTLGLIPEGMVLLVLSLFVSTLTFATGRTTVLQGSVHLVIFAVFLFLTAVP; the protein is encoded by the coding sequence ATGCCCCTTCACGATCAGCACTCGCACCGGATGCCCCATTGGTGCTGGGCCGCTCCAGTGGCAGGAGCCCTTCTGATCCTTGCGAAGCTGGCCGGATGGGCGAGCGTCGAGAGCTGGCCCATCCTGATCCTGGCCATCGCGCTGCTGGGCGGCTCGGTCTTCTCGGCGGTCCATCACGCGGAGATCCTCGCCATCCGGATCGGCGAGCCGTTCGGCTCCATCCTGCTCGCCCTTGCGATCACCACACTGGAGGTCGGCCTGATCATCTCGGTTATGGTGACGGGGGGCGAGGGCGCCGGGGCCATTGCCCGCGACACCGTCTTTGCCGTCGTGATGATCGTCCTCAACGGGATCGTCGGCCTCTGTCTGGTCCTCGGTGCGCTCCGGCACTTCCAGCAGGAGTTTCGCTTGCAAAGCGCCTCGGCTATCCTGAGCGTCATCGCAACGCTGGCGGTCGTGTCGCTGATCCTGCCCAACTTCACCCTGACCACAGCCGGACCGACCTACGCGCCGAGCCAGCTTCTCTTTTGCGGCACGGTCTCCCTCGCCTTGTACGTCACCTTCGTGTTCATCCAGACCTTCCGTCATCGCGAGGACTTCGTGATGGTCGGCGACAGCCATGAGCATGGCGCGAAACCGGACGCTGTCGCGACCACCCTGAGTGCCGTCCTGCTCGTGGTCAGCCTCGGCGCCGTCATTCTGCTCGCCAAGTCGCTATCGCCGATCGTCGAGGGCGCGATCCTCCGCGCCGGCCTGGAAGTGGAGGTGGTCGGGGTGGTGATCGCCCTGGTCGTGCTACTGCCGGAGGGCCTGACAGCCATCAAGGCGGCCAAGGCGAATCGATTGCAGACGGCTCTCAATGCATCGCTCGGGTCGGCCCTCGCCAGCATCGGGTTGACGATCCCGATCGTCGGGATGGTCTCCGTTTATCTTGGCCAGTCCCTCACTCTAGGCCTGATCCCGGAGGGCATGGTGCTGCTTGTCCTGTCGCTGTTCGTCAGCACGCTGACCTTTGCGACGGGTCGCACTACGGTGCTCCAGGGTTCGGTTCACCTCGTGATTTTTGCCGTGTTCCTGTTCCTAACCGCTGTTCCATAG
- a CDS encoding IS6 family transposase, whose translation MINQAVWMYDCFSLSLREVELILAARGVVVSNETIREWGLRFGHTYANSLKRRGPKPGDKWFLDEVFIRIRGKLRYLWRAVDQHGSVLDVLVQGRRHTTAAKRFFRKLLKGLCYVPRVLVTDKLRSYGAAKREILLSIEHRQSRNLNNRCEVSHQPARRRERHMRQFKSCRHAQRFLATHTPIHNNFQLRYHRLSAGEYRAARDHAFSIWRDATGVALAG comes from the coding sequence ATCATCAATCAGGCGGTCTGGATGTATGACTGCTTCAGCCTGAGCCTGCGTGAAGTCGAACTGATCCTCGCCGCACGAGGTGTCGTGGTCAGCAACGAGACGATCCGCGAGTGGGGTCTGCGTTTTGGACATACCTATGCCAACAGCCTCAAGCGGCGCGGGCCGAAACCGGGAGACAAATGGTTTTTAGATGAAGTGTTCATCCGGATACGAGGCAAGCTGCGCTATCTCTGGCGAGCCGTTGATCAGCACGGGAGCGTGCTCGATGTTTTGGTTCAGGGGCGTCGTCACACGACAGCGGCCAAGCGGTTCTTTCGGAAGCTGCTGAAGGGTTTATGCTATGTGCCGCGGGTACTCGTGACGGACAAACTCAGGTCCTATGGCGCCGCCAAACGCGAGATCCTTTTGAGCATTGAGCATCGACAGAGCCGAAATCTGAACAATCGTTGTGAGGTCTCGCACCAACCAGCCCGACGGCGGGAACGCCATATGAGACAGTTTAAGTCATGCCGGCACGCTCAGCGATTCCTCGCCACCCACACCCCGATCCACAACAACTTTCAACTCCGCTACCATCGCCTCTCTGCCGGTGAGTATCGGGCTGCGCGCGATCACGCCTTTTCCATCTGGCGCGATGCCACGGGAGTTGCCCTCGCAGGTTAG